One Urechidicola croceus genomic window, GCATATGTCATTTTTAGAAATGATGGATGTTTTAAATGAACAGTTAGTTAATTCAGGTGATGAGCCTGTTGCTTTTGATCATGATTGTCGTGAAGGAATTTGTGGTATGTGTTCTATGTATATCAATGGAGAAGCACACGGACCAGATAGAGGAATTACTACATGTCAACTGCATATGCGTTCATTTAAAGATGGTGATACTATATATATTGAACCATTTAGAGCAGCGGCATTTCCTGTGGTTAAAGATTTAGTTGTTGATCGTTCATCATTTGATAGAATACAACATGCAGGAGGGTATATTTCTGTAAATACATCTGGAAATACACAAGATGCAAATTCAATTCCAATTTCTAAGGTTGATGCTGATGAAGCAATGGATGCTGCAACTTGTATTGGTTGTGGTGCCTGTGTAGCAACTTGTAAAAATTCTAGTGCAATGTTGTTTGTTGGTGCAAAAGTGTCGCAATATGCGTTATTACCTCAAGGTCAGGTTGAAGCTGCAGACAGAGTTATGAATATGGTTGCTCAAATGGATTTAGAAGGTTTTGGAAACTGTACGAACACTGGTGCTTGTGAAGTGGAATGCCCTAAAGGAATTTCTTTAGAAAATATTGCGCGTATGAATCGTGAGTACATGAAAGCAACTACAAAAGGTTAAAACATATTACAATCTTTCCAAAAGGGAAGGAGAAATAAAAAAATCCCAAACTTATATTTGGGATTTTTTTATTTTATAACCTTTTTAAAGTTAATTAAGTTTTAGAGAATCTAGATTGTGAAAGAAAAAATCTTGCTTATCATTCATAGATACAAATAAACCATTTGGATATTTTTTTCCTAAAGAATGTGTTACAACATCACAACCATCTGTTTCTAAAGTTCCTAAATTTAATGTTTTTACAAATGAATTGTCACTTCTATTAAAAAAGTTAAAGGTATGGTCTTGCTGATTTGAAACAATAATATACCCTTTATCATTTGCATAAGATGCGATTGCAATACCTTCAATATCGTCTTTAAAATACTCTCCACCAAAAATTGAAATTTCATTATTCCCTTTTGCTGGATTTGCATAATATTTTCGTATTCCAACTCCTTCATCAGAAAAATAAACAAAACCTAAAGCATCATCAATAGCAATAGCTTCAATTTCTTTTTCACCACTAAAATTTCCAAATTTTCTCATTAAGTGAGATTTTACACCTATTGAATCTGCAATAAATTCATATTGATATAAATAGTTTTTTGTTGGTCCTTTTTTGCGACTTACAATTGCTGAAATACTTCCGTTCTGTGGGTTTTTGTATAGTGAAATTCCCATTGGTCTTTTCATTTCAACATTAGTTTCATCTGTAAAAACTTTGAAGCCCCCATTGTCTAATGGTTTCATATCTGGAATCGAAAACAATCTGATTTGGTGTTTTTCACGTTCAGTAAAAACTAATATATCGGTAAATGTAGAATCAGTCAATGCAAAATCATATTCAACATCTACATTGTTAGGATAACTTATACCTGTAATACTTTTTTCTTTGATGATTTTTCCGTCTAAGTCAAAAGCATAAACACCACCATTAACTTCATCTTTGTCGGTTCCAAAAACAATACTTTTTTCAGGGTTGTTTTTATTAATCCATATTGCAGGGTCATCACTATCATGTGGTAATTTTTCGGTAATTAATGTTGGTTTTATTTCTGGTAGTTGTTTCTTACACGAAACAAAAGCTAGAAGAAAAATTAAGTATATAGAATATTTCATTTTTTATTTTTTAAATAAGTCGTATTTCAAACCGAATGTTAAACGTTGTTTATAATATTCCATTTGCATAGTCCTTTCAGAAACACCTTGATAATAGCGTAAAGGTTGGTTTGTGATATTATTTAAATCTGCATAAAAAGTTAAATTATCATTGATGTTATATGATGCATTAAAATCTAAAAAGAATTGTTGATCATAATATCTATCTTCAAAATCATTTCCTCCTAATTCATCTAAATAGGCATCAGAAAAGTTAGCAGAAATTCGTGCGCTAAACTTTTTGTCAGAATAGGAAAAAGAACCATTAAACATATGAGGAGCAGCACCTGGTAAATCTAAATTCCCACGTTCATCACCATCTTCATTACGAATTCCTTTTGCTTCTGAGCTCAAATATGTATAGTTTAAATATACACCAAAGTTTTTAGCAAATTGTTTTTGGAAGGCAATCTCAGCACCAAATACATCTGCATTATCACCATTTAAAGGTTGAAATAAATCGTAGCCGGTTGCTTGATCTTCACTAATAAATACATAAGAAAAGTCTTTAATGTTTTTATAGAATAAACCACCAGAAATGATTCCTATGGATTCAAAATAACGTTCAGCCATTATATCAAAGTTCATAGAAGTTGCAGGGTTTAAATCTGCATTTCCTATAAATATTTCTTCATCTTCATTGTTTATTTCGCTAAATGGAACTAAATCTACATAGTTTGGACGTGCTATGGTGTTTGTCCAAGCAAATCGCAAAATAGTTCTGTTGTTTAGATCATATTTAAAGTGAAGACCAGGTAAAAAGTTTGAATAAGTATTCTCATCATTTAATTCGCTTGTTCCTGCGATATCTCCTTCTTCATCAAAAATGATTTCGTTTCCTGTACTTTCAATTTTAGTACTTTCTAACCTTAAACCTGTAAGCACTGTTAATTTGTCTGATAATTTTTGATTTGCCATTATATAACCAGCAAAAACATTTTCTTTTACATCAAAATTTGCAGTAATAAATTCATCTACTAATAGTTCGTTCTCAAATTGATCAGTGTTGAATAAATTTAAACTTCCTAAGAATTCAGGTGTTACAAATTGCCCTGATTGATATTGACTTCCTGTTGCGAAATCACTTTTACTATAGTCTCTTAAAGGCACATCAATTAGAGACTCAAATCCAGAAAGAGGTTCAAATTCGTAAAAATTATTATCGCGATTTTTGTTTTTGATCCTAGCTTTAGCACCAAATTTAATTGTACCATCACCTTGGCCAAACATATCAGAAGGTAATTCAAAGTTTGTGAATATATTAAAATCTTCTTCTTCAGTAAATTGATTTTCTTCAGTAATTTCTTTTAATTCAAAATTTGCTAAATCTACATCGCTAGAATTAATAGGGCTAATAATTGGGAATTCAGTATCAGAAATATCTTGGTTGATTTCAAAGGCATCACCAATTTCATATTCTATATAACGCTCATTTAGTCTTTCTTCTGATGCTTTAGCAAATGAAGTTGTCCAATCAAATTTTAAATTTCCAAATAAATGTTTTCCGCCTAAGTTGTAGTTTTGCATACGTTGGTCTTCCAAACGTTTATTTTTATTTCTATTATTATCAATACCACCTTTAGTTTGACGTCTAACTTCACCTTCATATCCTATAATATTTTCAGTACCATCGGCAAAAATAGGTTCCATACTTCTGTAACGAAGTCTTAAACGATTTTCTCTATCATCTCTCCAATTGTACATTGTTTTTAGATAGATTTCATTATTTTCGTTAAACTTATAATCTAAATTTACGGAAAAACTTCTTCTTATTCGTTGCACTAAATATGTTCTTAAGTCAAATTCTTCTATATAAGGATTTACTTCAATATCTTCTTCAGTAATTGGGCTTTCGGCTTCATTTAACCATACTGCTTCAACATTGTCTGACCCGAAATCATTGTCATTAATTGATGTAGATATCATCCATCCAAATTTTTCATTTTTGCTTCTATCTCCAAGTAAAAAAGAACCAGTTAATACTCTTTTATCAGTGATAAAATTAACACCAGATCCAGCAGTCGCTGATAATCGGAAACCTTGAGGAGATGTTTTCGTAATTAAATTTACTGAGCCTCCAAGAGCATCTGCATCCATATCTGGAGTTACTGCTTTGTTTACTTCGATAGTTTGAATCATATCAGAAGGAATTAAATCCATTTGCACATTTCTGTTATCGCCTTCGGCAGAAGGAATTCTACTTCCGTTTAATGTAACTGAGTTTAATTGTGGTGCTAAACCTCTAATTATAATATTACGTGCCTCACCTTGATCTACTTGCATTGTAATTCCAGGAATACGTTTTACTGCATCTCCAATGTTTGCATCAGGAAATTTCCCAATTTGATCAGTTGAAACAACATTTGTAATGTTTTGATTATTTTTTTGAGTGTTTAAAGCTTTTGCTTGTCCGCTTGAAAACCCCGTAACATAAACTTCCCCTAATTCAGTTGCTTCAGAAGTTAGGGTAATTGAAATTGTAGTGGTTTCTGACTCATTTATTGTAATTTCTTGTTTAATATCAGCATATCCAAGGTATTCAATTAATAGATTGTGAGTACCAGTAGGGATGTTAACCATAGTAAAGTCACCATCAAAATCGGAAACGACTCCTTTGTTTAGTTCTTTGATTAAAATTGTTGCACCTGGAACAGGTAATCCATTATCATCAGTAATAGTTCCTTGAAGGTTTCCAGTCTGCGCTAGTCCGTTAAAAAAAAATGCAATAAGCATTAAAAGTGTAATTTTTTGTTTCATGATTAGTTTTAGGTTTAAGAAAACTAATTAATGAAATACAAATCAAAATTGTTTTACTGAAATTTCAAGTTTGTGTTAATTATTGAGAATTTGAATTGTGCCTTAATTTAAAATGAACGATTAATTAATAATTACATAATGTAAGAATGGTTTTTCGAAGGTTAGAAATTTGTGATTGAGTAGAATAGATATAAAATTAGATTTTATTCAAAGAAGACCACGATGTTTATCATTTATTTAAAAAAGATATAATTTTTATGCGTTGCTTGGAATTTTTTTGTTTTTCCAAAATTGCATGACAATAAATGAGCAAACAATTGATGACGCCATTCCCTCCATAAAAAGTGCAACAGCCAATAGTGGTGGGCTGAGTGTTTTTCCCCAAATAGTAGAATCTTCCATTACATTAATGAATGAAGGCTCTATATAAAACAAATAAACTGTAAAGGAAACAATAATAAATATTAAACTTAATAGTGAAGTGAATAAACCTATAAATAAGTTTTGTAAGTATAAAGAGTTCTGGTTATGTTTGAAGTTTTCTTTAATTGCACTATTGATTCCCCAAAAAACAAAGGCAAAATTTAGCACACGAAGTTGTGTAATATGTTCTAAACGCAATAGTTTCATTAAGAAGAAAAAAACTACAATACCTAGAAATATTTTTATTGCATTTTTTAAAACTATTTTTTCTACTCCCATAATAAATAATTTACACAGTCAAAATACGATATAAAGTTACTGATAATTAATTAATTATGAAAATATACTCCTTTTAATAATAATGTAAGGAAGAATTATTTTTTGTTTAATTTTATGTGATGAAAGAAAAATTAAATATTGTAGCTGTACAGGCAGATATATTTTGGGAGGATATTGATGCTAATATCAAAAACTATAATAGTATTCTTTTGGAAATTTCTCATGAGGTGGATTTAATAGTTTTACCTGAAATGTTTTCGACAGGTTTTTCTATGGAACCTTATACATGTGCTGAAAAAATGAATGGAATAAGTGTTTCTTGGATGATCCAAATAGCAAAAGAGAAACAAGTAGCAATCACGGGAAGTTTAATAATTAAAGAAAATGATGAATATTATAATCGTTTAGTTTTTGTGTTTCCAAATGGACGACTTGAGACTTATGATAAAAGACATTTATTTTCATTAGGTGGTGAAGATAAATTTTATTCTAGTGGTAGAGAAAAGTTGATTGTAGAATATAAAGGCTGGAAAATATTCCCATTAATTTGTTATGATTTACGTTTTCCTGTTTGGTCTAGAAATACAGATGATTATCATATTTTAATTTATGTTGCAAATTGGCCTAAACCTAGAATTAATGCATGGGATTCACTTTTAAAAGCAAGAGCTATAGAAAACATGTGTTATGTTATTGGAGTCAATAGAGTAGGTTTAGATGGTAATAATTTAGAATATATAGGACATTCACAAGTATATGATATATTGGGAAATGAATTGGAAAGATCTAAAACAAAAAAGGATGATGTAATATCATGTATTTTAGATATTAAAACATTAAATAAAGCAAGAAAAGAACTTTCTTTTTTAAATGATAAAGACTCATTTTTTATTGAAAAATGAGTCTTTAATATTGTTTAGTTTAATACTTTTTATGCAGGTATCATCCACTTGAAATTGTATTTTGTATTTGGAATTACAATTCTTTCAGTAATTCGTTGCATTCTATCAGGTAGTTTCATTAAATAATCTCTTGCTTTTTCTGCTTCTGCAGTTAAACCAGTAATTTTGTCTATTTCCCAAGCCACATTTAACTTTTTAAGAATATCTACATAATCAAATCCAGTATATACACCTGCGCGTTGAGCAACAGTCGAAAAATGATCAAATAAACTTCCTTTTTCTTCACCAGAATGTCTTAAATGTAAGGCAGGCATTACAATTTTATGTTTCATCATATGTTGAAAAGCTAACATCATTTCGCTTGGATCATATTTAAAAATTTGTCTTACAAATTCAGTGTATGCTAAATGATGACGCATTTCATCTCCAGCAATAATTTTAGACATTTTAGCTAATAATTTATGCCCGCTTTTTCTTGCATGTTTAGCTACGTTATTATGTGAAATGTAGGTTGCTAATTCTTGAAAACTAGTATAAACAAAATTCTTATAAGGGTCACGTGCAGTACCAATATCAAAACCGTCAGATATTAAATGTTGTGTCGTAATTTCTACTTCACGCATATTAACTCTTCCTGATAAGTATAAATACTTGTTTAAAACATCTCCATGCCTATTTTCTTCTCCAGTCCAAGATCGAATCCATTTTGCCCAACCATTATCACCACCATTTTCACTATGTTGTGAAATACCCTGAACATCAAGTAGCCACGATTCATAGGTTGGTAATGCCTCTTCAGTAATAGTGTCACCAACTAATGAAACCCAAAAGTCATCATCTAAATCTTTTGATAACTCTCTAATTTCTTTAACTTCTTCTATAAATGAATCACTCTGAGAATTAGGAAGAAAATCAGTTGGTTGCCATATTTTTTCAGGAACAATTAGAAATTTTTCTACAAATGTATCTATACTCTTTTCAAGCGTTTGCATCACCTCTAAGCGAATATTGTGTAAGGACATATATTGTTGTGTTTGTTGTTTAAGGCTTACGAAATTACGCTATTTTTAATGGTTTTTTCTACCTTTTCAAATAATTCTTCAAATTTTAAAGATGATGCTTGTATTGGTTTATGAACTTCAAATATTAAATCTACTCCAATATTCATAGGAAAACCACCATATTTTAAAAGTTTCCATGAATTATTTATTGTTAATGGAACAATGTATGCGGAAGGAATTTTTTTGACTAAAGTTTTCATACCGTTGCTTGAAAACCGCTTTGGAATACCGTCACGGCTTCTAGTACCTTCTGGAAAAATTACTGCTGCGAATTTATTTTTTTCTATATACTTACCAAATCTTGCTAACTCTTCAATTGCTTGTTTAGGATTTTTTCTATCTATTAAGGCACTTCCCCCATGCCTTAAATTAAAAGAAACACTAGGAATTCCTTTACCCAATTCTTTTTTAGAGACAAATTTTGGGTGGTATTTCCTCATAAACCATATAATTGCTGGAATATCATTCATACTTTGATGATTAGATACAATTATTAAAGGGGCATTTTCGGGTATAGTTTGTTTATTGATAAACTTAATTTTAGTACCTAAAAAATGTAAACATCTAACCAGTCCTAGATTTAATATTGAAACAACTTTTTTATGTAAGTTATATCCACCAAGTTTTAAGGCTATCCATTGAATAGGGTGGAAGATTAGTAATAATAATCCGTAAAATAAATAGAATATAATAGTTAGTGGATATGCAATTATTTTTTTCATCATTTATTTTTGAGGTAAAAAAATATCCCGCGATAGCGGGAATTAATTTTTTATATTTGGAACCATTGGCTCCAAGGAATTCTAATTAAAATTAATAGTAATCCTAATCCATAGAAAAGTGCAATCGTTTTGAATTTAGCCTCACTGGTTGATTTTTTTTTATGTTTAGACCATCCAATTGTTATTAGTATGATTGCTAAAATCATCATGATGGGATGCTCAACGGCTAATAAACGATTACCTTCATTTATTCCTGTTTCTTTCATTGATTTGTACCATGGAGACATAAAATACCAACCAAGACCTATTAATAATTGAATGTGCGATACAATTAATCCAAATAGTGAAAGTCTTAAGTCCTTATCTTTAAATTCTTTTTTGGAAGTAAAACCTATAATTGCATTAATTGTTGCTAGAATAAGAATAGCTAATGCAATATATGCCCAATAAGAATGTATAGTTTTCATCATAATAAAATGTGATTTTGGTTTAGAACAAATGTAGTAAATTTTAAGAATAAAAAAACCACCTCAATTGAGGTGGTTTTAAATTTATATTTCAAAAATGGGCTATTCAAAAACTACCCATTCTCCGCTATCATCTTTGATGATGTAGAAGTCTTCAGTTCCACCACTTCCGTTGTAGATGTCGCAAGTCATTAAATACTTTTGACCAACGGCTGCATTAGGATCGATGCTAGCTGCAACAATACCCATTGCAGTTATCATCATTTCATCATCCCAACTAGTAGCTCCACCAGTTCTGTTAAAGTTACCATAACTATCTAAGTTTCCTGCTGCAGAAGCAAAACCATCAGCAGTTAATAAAGTTGAAGCAACTAATGCATAATCATCACCAGTTAATGTATATCTGATTGTATTGTCAGGAACCCAAACAGTTCCATCATGACCAAATTGTAATGTTGTACTGATTGTAGATTCGTGACCTACCCACATACCATCAACAACTGTATAAAGGTTACCTCTAATTTGAGCACCTGAAGAACTTGAGTAATAGTCATAAATTGCTATTATTTGATCATCTTCTTGAGCGAATGGATATTTGATATCTAAGAAAGTAGGTAAATAATTGTTTGGAGGTACAGAACTTCCAAAGTTATTATATTGACCTGGCTGTCCAGATCCTTCTCCCATTGAATCAAAGTCAGAAGAACTTAAGTAATATACACCATCAACAACTTCCCAAGCACCACCTGCATACATGAAGTGAGTTCCTTTATTAGCAGTTTCACCTGATACTCCAAGAGTTTTAATGGCTAAACTTTCAATTCTCCATCTTCCAGCATCAGAGTCAGTTGATTCATATTTAAAAGCTACGTGAATAGTTTCTCCATCGTAAGCTGAAAAATCATAATCTTCAGAAGGAGCCATATCTCCAGTAACAGCAGTACTTAATGTAATTTCATCCCAAGTTGCAGTTGTAACATCATCTGTATAATCAGTTGAAACTAAAATTTTAAGTAATGAAGTATCTCCAGCATAATCAAGTTCGTGTGTAATTTGAAATTTTAAATCACTTTCATTAGTTAAGTCAATTTCTGGAGAAACTAACCAATCTTCGTTAGCAATTTGACCACCAGAATATCCATTTCCTTGAACATATCCACTTTCAGAAGTCCAACCTTGTTCCCCAACTAAATCAGTAATTGTCCAACCTTCTAAACTTCCTGCAAAATTGTACTCAACAATATTTGCTAAACCTACTTCAGGTACTTCTGTATATTGCTTATATTTTGCTAATAAAATATCTCCTTCAGCACCTGTAACGTTAGCTGCTAATACATCTCCCATCAAATCATTTGGGTTAACATCAGGATAAAATCCAAAAGCATCACTACCAGTTGATGCGTAATCCGAATTAGATAACTCATAAATGTCAGCACCACTATAATCACTTACCCCTTCAGCATTACCAACATATAATTCATATCCTGCAAGAATAGAAGAGCCTTTACCCATAAATGGATATAAGTCTGCCAATAAACCTGGGATTAATTGCTTTGCTTCATCTTCAGAGTTAAAACTATCATAAGATAATTCTAATTCTTCATAATCATCAGCTGTTAGTGTATATTCAACATTTCCAACAACTGGGTTTTCTTGAGAATCAATATCCTCATAAATGTCATCCATTGGATTACAGGCTGCAAATGTCAACCCTAACGCCATTAATAAATAAACTATTTTTTTCATTGTTTAATTTTTTGATTAAAATTTAATTTTTGCACTGATATTGAAAGTTCTTCCATATCCATACCATACTAAAGCATCAGAAGCACTATGGTTACTTCCGTCTAACGCATCTGAAATATATTCAGTATTAAATACATTATTCATTCTACCAGTTAGAGTTGCATCGAATCCTGCTAAGTTAAATCCGTATCTTATACTAGCATCAAAAGTTCCATAATCAGGCATTTCCCAAGCTTGTTCAGCTTCGTTAGCTAATTCAGCAATATCAGAAACTCCTCTTGAATTTGGATCAAAATCTGCATAAATATTTCCAAAATAATTGTAATCTACTGTAAAGTGTGTTCTTTCCATTAATTCATAATCAAGTCCTAATGCTGCAGTAGTCTGAGCTGCATCAGCTACTTTTAAACCTTTGATATGTAAACTGTATGGATCACCAATTGCTACTTGGTTTTCGTCATAAACCTGAACATTTTCTAAATTATCGGTCCATTCCCAGTTACCTAATGAAGCCATACCTGTTAATGTTAATTTATCAGAAGGCTTGTAAATGAAATCTAACTCAATACCTTGATGTAATGCATTAACTCCAGTTAAGTTTGCAAAATATTCAGTAAACACATCTGGTGAAGTTTCAATAGAAAAGTTATCAGTGTAAGTTCTATCATTCCATTTAGTATGATAAAGGTTTAAGTTTGCAGAGAATTTTTCACCTCTAAAACCGTAACCTAATTCTGCACTAAATATTTTTTGATTTTCAGCATCTTCATTAATGTCTTCGTTATTAAAGTTTACGAATACTGCGTCAAATCCTGCTGCTTTTTCAAAATAACCTATGTTGGCAAAAACGTTGTTTTGACCATCTAAACGATAATTTACACCACCTTTTATTCCAAAACCTCCAAAGTTGTATTTATCAGTTTCTCTTAATGGATCATTTGTTAAATATTGGAAATAATCAATTCTTTTGTATGAAGTGTTTGAAAGAGAAGTTGAAACAAATGCAGAAAGATTGTCATTGTCATATTCTAATTGTGCAAATACACCTTGCCAACCAACTTCACCGTCATTGTAGTATGAGAATTTATCTCCAACTTTTAATACAGCATTTGGATTGTTGTCATTAGAGTTATCTTCTACATGAGTACCACCTAATAAATCTGTAATTTCTCTAAAGTGTTTTCCTGTATATGTTCTTAAATCAATACCAGCAATTAAAGCCAAGTTATCACTTAAGTCTGTTTTGAATGTTGATAAAGCACCAAACCAACTATGATCATTTCTTGAAGCTCTTAAGTATGCTTGTGAACCAAATCCTTCAGCACCTCTTGCTCTGTTAATTTCTACAATATTATCTAAATCAATTGGTTGATCGCTATCTCCTAATCTTACACTAAATAATCCAGTGTCTCCAGCGGTTCCACCTCCACCTCCTGTACCCCAAGAAGCGT contains:
- a CDS encoding lysophospholipid acyltransferase family protein — translated: MKKIIAYPLTIIFYLFYGLLLLIFHPIQWIALKLGGYNLHKKVVSILNLGLVRCLHFLGTKIKFINKQTIPENAPLIIVSNHQSMNDIPAIIWFMRKYHPKFVSKKELGKGIPSVSFNLRHGGSALIDRKNPKQAIEELARFGKYIEKNKFAAVIFPEGTRSRDGIPKRFSSNGMKTLVKKIPSAYIVPLTINNSWKLLKYGGFPMNIGVDLIFEVHKPIQASSLKFEELFEKVEKTIKNSVIS
- a CDS encoding amidohydrolase, which translates into the protein MKEKLNIVAVQADIFWEDIDANIKNYNSILLEISHEVDLIVLPEMFSTGFSMEPYTCAEKMNGISVSWMIQIAKEKQVAITGSLIIKENDEYYNRLVFVFPNGRLETYDKRHLFSLGGEDKFYSSGREKLIVEYKGWKIFPLICYDLRFPVWSRNTDDYHILIYVANWPKPRINAWDSLLKARAIENMCYVIGVNRVGLDGNNLEYIGHSQVYDILGNELERSKTKKDDVISCILDIKTLNKARKELSFLNDKDSFFIEK
- a CDS encoding TonB-dependent receptor, with amino-acid sequence MKQKITLLMLIAFFFNGLAQTGNLQGTITDDNGLPVPGATILIKELNKGVVSDFDGDFTMVNIPTGTHNLLIEYLGYADIKQEITINESETTTISITLTSEATELGEVYVTGFSSGQAKALNTQKNNQNITNVVSTDQIGKFPDANIGDAVKRIPGITMQVDQGEARNIIIRGLAPQLNSVTLNGSRIPSAEGDNRNVQMDLIPSDMIQTIEVNKAVTPDMDADALGGSVNLITKTSPQGFRLSATAGSGVNFITDKRVLTGSFLLGDRSKNEKFGWMISTSINDNDFGSDNVEAVWLNEAESPITEEDIEVNPYIEEFDLRTYLVQRIRRSFSVNLDYKFNENNEIYLKTMYNWRDDRENRLRLRYRSMEPIFADGTENIIGYEGEVRRQTKGGIDNNRNKNKRLEDQRMQNYNLGGKHLFGNLKFDWTTSFAKASEERLNERYIEYEIGDAFEINQDISDTEFPIISPINSSDVDLANFELKEITEENQFTEEEDFNIFTNFELPSDMFGQGDGTIKFGAKARIKNKNRDNNFYEFEPLSGFESLIDVPLRDYSKSDFATGSQYQSGQFVTPEFLGSLNLFNTDQFENELLVDEFITANFDVKENVFAGYIMANQKLSDKLTVLTGLRLESTKIESTGNEIIFDEEGDIAGTSELNDENTYSNFLPGLHFKYDLNNRTILRFAWTNTIARPNYVDLVPFSEINNEDEEIFIGNADLNPATSMNFDIMAERYFESIGIISGGLFYKNIKDFSYVFISEDQATGYDLFQPLNGDNADVFGAEIAFQKQFAKNFGVYLNYTYLSSEAKGIRNEDGDERGNLDLPGAAPHMFNGSFSYSDKKFSARISANFSDAYLDELGGNDFEDRYYDQQFFLDFNASYNINDNLTFYADLNNITNQPLRYYQGVSERTMQMEYYKQRLTFGLKYDLFKK
- a CDS encoding choice-of-anchor J domain-containing protein, whose product is MKKIVYLLMALGLTFAACNPMDDIYEDIDSQENPVVGNVEYTLTADDYEELELSYDSFNSEDEAKQLIPGLLADLYPFMGKGSSILAGYELYVGNAEGVSDYSGADIYELSNSDYASTGSDAFGFYPDVNPNDLMGDVLAANVTGAEGDILLAKYKQYTEVPEVGLANIVEYNFAGSLEGWTITDLVGEQGWTSESGYVQGNGYSGGQIANEDWLVSPEIDLTNESDLKFQITHELDYAGDTSLLKILVSTDYTDDVTTATWDEITLSTAVTGDMAPSEDYDFSAYDGETIHVAFKYESTDSDAGRWRIESLAIKTLGVSGETANKGTHFMYAGGAWEVVDGVYYLSSSDFDSMGEGSGQPGQYNNFGSSVPPNNYLPTFLDIKYPFAQEDDQIIAIYDYYSSSSGAQIRGNLYTVVDGMWVGHESTISTTLQFGHDGTVWVPDNTIRYTLTGDDYALVASTLLTADGFASAAGNLDSYGNFNRTGGATSWDDEMMITAMGIVAASIDPNAAVGQKYLMTCDIYNGSGGTEDFYIIKDDSGEWVVFE
- a CDS encoding phytase gives rise to the protein MKYSIYLIFLLAFVSCKKQLPEIKPTLITEKLPHDSDDPAIWINKNNPEKSIVFGTDKDEVNGGVYAFDLDGKIIKEKSITGISYPNNVDVEYDFALTDSTFTDILVFTEREKHQIRLFSIPDMKPLDNGGFKVFTDETNVEMKRPMGISLYKNPQNGSISAIVSRKKGPTKNYLYQYEFIADSIGVKSHLMRKFGNFSGEKEIEAIAIDDALGFVYFSDEGVGIRKYYANPAKGNNEISIFGGEYFKDDIEGIAIASYANDKGYIIVSNQQDHTFNFFNRSDNSFVKTLNLGTLETDGCDVVTHSLGKKYPNGLFVSMNDKQDFFFHNLDSLKLN
- a CDS encoding TonB-dependent receptor, giving the protein MKKTTRILLLLLFITASTMYGQTLSGTVVDETNQPLPGADVVLMGTTKGTSTDFNGNFSLDVDTQSGTVTVSFIGYNTKTLTFSGSTDFGKIALVPSTEALDEIVITQTSYAIDRKTPVAVSTIRASEIENKLGTQEFPEILKSTPGVYATKSGGGFGDGRLNLRGFNSENVAVMINGVPVNDMENGRVYWSNWAGLADVTSAMQVQRGLGASKVAVPSIGGTVNILSKTTDVEKGGNFFTAVGNDGYQKYGATVSTGLLDSGFAVTVSASKTKGNGYVDGTEFEGYNYFVNVSKEINENHKLSITSFGAPQRHGQRQDRSTIERYRNSESGIKFNPNWGIKNGEVVHVEDNFYHKSQTSLNHYWTINDKSSLSTALYASWGTGGGGGTAGDTGLFSVRLGDSDQPIDLDNIVEINRARGAEGFGSQAYLRASRNDHSWFGALSTFKTDLSDNLALIAGIDLRTYTGKHFREITDLLGGTHVEDNSNDNNPNAVLKVGDKFSYYNDGEVGWQGVFAQLEYDNDNLSAFVSTSLSNTSYKRIDYFQYLTNDPLRETDKYNFGGFGIKGGVNYRLDGQNNVFANIGYFEKAAGFDAVFVNFNNEDINEDAENQKIFSAELGYGFRGEKFSANLNLYHTKWNDRTYTDNFSIETSPDVFTEYFANLTGVNALHQGIELDFIYKPSDKLTLTGMASLGNWEWTDNLENVQVYDENQVAIGDPYSLHIKGLKVADAAQTTAALGLDYELMERTHFTVDYNYFGNIYADFDPNSRGVSDIAELANEAEQAWEMPDYGTFDASIRYGFNLAGFDATLTGRMNNVFNTEYISDALDGSNHSASDALVWYGYGRTFNISAKIKF
- a CDS encoding acyl-ACP desaturase, whose translation is MSLHNIRLEVMQTLEKSIDTFVEKFLIVPEKIWQPTDFLPNSQSDSFIEEVKEIRELSKDLDDDFWVSLVGDTITEEALPTYESWLLDVQGISQHSENGGDNGWAKWIRSWTGEENRHGDVLNKYLYLSGRVNMREVEITTQHLISDGFDIGTARDPYKNFVYTSFQELATYISHNNVAKHARKSGHKLLAKMSKIIAGDEMRHHLAYTEFVRQIFKYDPSEMMLAFQHMMKHKIVMPALHLRHSGEEKGSLFDHFSTVAQRAGVYTGFDYVDILKKLNVAWEIDKITGLTAEAEKARDYLMKLPDRMQRITERIVIPNTKYNFKWMIPA
- a CDS encoding succinate dehydrogenase/fumarate reductase iron-sulfur subunit — encoded protein: MNLTLKIWRQKGPQDKGQMVDYKVTDISEHMSFLEMMDVLNEQLVNSGDEPVAFDHDCREGICGMCSMYINGEAHGPDRGITTCQLHMRSFKDGDTIYIEPFRAAAFPVVKDLVVDRSSFDRIQHAGGYISVNTSGNTQDANSIPISKVDADEAMDAATCIGCGACVATCKNSSAMLFVGAKVSQYALLPQGQVEAADRVMNMVAQMDLEGFGNCTNTGACEVECPKGISLENIARMNREYMKATTKG